A DNA window from Hoplias malabaricus isolate fHopMal1 chromosome 5, fHopMal1.hap1, whole genome shotgun sequence contains the following coding sequences:
- the mcoln3b gene encoding mucolipin-3 isoform X2, with protein sequence MEAVDWVTDCEMHFVIQHGSGQSSVMDDPEAPYLAFNDLNSNGSSLWSDVLAQQEQREVESFRRKLKYFFMNPCEKYRARGRKPWKLMLQIIKIAVITVQLVSFGLSNQMVVNFKEENLMAFKHLFLKDYTGQSSNTYAVYTQTEVYTHLSYIVQQFLRLRNITVGNHAYEKDGHSFTPLLMCQQFYHNGSISPGNETFEIDAQVEEECLEIYPVQLPFTSETTDLSNFTLQFKRLLEVNVYFTLKAINLQTVQHHELPDCYDFSITIKFDNRAHSGRIKVDLDNDVDINECRDWKVTGASPKNIYYTVLFDVVIILTCFASLVLCTRSLSTGVKLQSEYAAFFLRHYGKRVSWSDRMEFINGWYILIVISDILTITGSVLKIAIQLKALTSYDVCSILLGTGTMLVWIGVLRYMGYFKKYNILIITLRAAFPNVIRFCCCASMIYLGYCFCGWIVLGPYHEKFRSLNTVTECLFSLINGDDMFATFKNMQQKSYLVWLFSRVYLYTFVSLFIYMVLSLFITLITDTYETIKQQLDGEPVSELQAFISECKDLPNSGCYRVEDRSPPCFCCIRRPNDLHERLEC encoded by the exons ATGGAGGCTGTTGACTGGGTTACTGACTGTGAGATGCACTTTGTAATTCAACACGGCTCTGGGCAGAGCTCAG TCATGGATGACCCTGAAGCCCCTTACTTGGCCTTTAATGACCTGAACAGTAACGGCAGCTCTCTGTGGTCCGATGTTCTGGCCCAGCAAGAGCAGAGGGAAGTGGAGAGCTTCAGGAGGAAACTCAAATACTTCTTCATGAATCCCTGTGAGAAGTATCGAGCGAGGGGCCGGAAACCCTGGAAACTGATGCTGCAGATCATCAAGATCGCCGTCATCACTGTCCAG CTGGTGTCTTTTGGCCTCAGTAATCAGATGGTGGTGAACTTTAAGGAGGAGAATCTGATGGCCTTCAAGCACCTGTTCCTGAAGGACTACACTGGCCAGAGCTCCAACACTTACGCAGTGTACACACAGACCGAGGTCTACACACACCTCTCCTACATTGTACagcag TTTCTGAGGCTGCGGAACATAACCGTGGGGAATCATGCGTACGAGAAGGACGGGCATTCCTTCACTCCTCTGCTGATGTGCCAGCAGTTCTACCACAACGGCAGCATCTCTCCCGGGAATGAGACGTTCGAGATTGACGCACAGGTGGAGGAAG AGTGTCTGGAGATTTACCCCGTCCAGCTACCGTTCACCTCAGAAACCACGGACCTGTCCAACTTCACTCTGCAGTTCAAACG GCTGCTGGAGGTGAACGTTTACTTCACTTTAAAAGCCATTAATCTTCAGACAGTTCAACACCATGAGCTCCCAGACTGCTATGATTTCAGCATCACg ATCAAGTTTGACAACAGAGCCCACAGTGGACGTATCAAAGTGGACCTGGACAATGACGTGGACATTAACGAGTGCAGGGACTGGAAAGTCACAGGAGCCT CCCCGAAGAACATCTACTACACTGTGCTGTTTGACGTTGTGATCATTCTGACCTGTTTTGCATCTCTGGTGCTCTGCACACGCTCATTGAGCACCGGAGTTAAGCTGCAGTCT GAGTACGCAGCCTTCTTTCTGAGGCATTATGGGAAGCGCGTGTCCTGGTCGGATCGGATGGAGTTCATTAACGGCTGGTACATCCTCATCGTCATCAGTGACATCCTCACCATCACTGGCTCTGTGCTTAAAATCGCCATCCAGCTCAAG GCTCTGACCAGTTATGATGTGTGCAGTATCCTCCTGGGCACTGGAACCATGCTCGTGTGGATTGGAGTCCTGCGGTACATGGGCTACTtcaaaaaatataat attcTGATCATCACCCTGAGGGCAGCCTTCCCCAATGTGATTCGTTTCTGCTGCTGTGCGTCTATGATCTATCTGGGCTACTGCTTTTGTGGCTGGATCGTCCTGGGCCCTTACCATGAGAAG TTCCGTTCTCTGAACACGGTAACCGAGTGCCTCTTCTCTCTGATTAACGGCGACGACATGTTCGCCACCTTTAAGAACATGCAGCAGAAGAGCTACCTGGTGTGGCTGTTCAGTCGCGTCTACCTCTACACGTTCGTCTCGCTCTTCATCTACATGGTGCTCAGCCTCTTCATCACGTTAATCACTGACACCTACGAGACCATCAAG CAGCAGTTGGATGGTGAACCCGTCTCTGAGCTGCAAGCCTTTATTTCAGAATGTAAAGACCTCCCTAACTCTGGCTGCTACAGAGTGGAAGACAGATCTCCCCCCTGCTTCTGCTGCATTCGGAG GCCCAACGACTTGCACGAGAGACTGGAGTGTTAA
- the LOC136697671 gene encoding polyunsaturated fatty acid lipoxygenase ALOX15B-like yields the protein MVEYKVVIETGEMTRGGTVDNVFITLFGHEGESERMLLNQGRDFMSNQPDKEYTVKTEGPLGKIALIALEKEQFLPLIDDDWFCCKVVVKTPDKQEVHFPCYRWIKQRQLVYVREGTAMIISKETSPVLKMYRELELRERRATYQWRKTAEGLPHALNVDEVKELPADVQFTFNRALHFFVTSNMSHAEMKIKLLADSKKAWDSLDAIGRTFSFNKTEISSYVQAHWEGDEFFGYQLLNGANPTVVQQCRRLPDNFPVTDSMVQASMEGSALTAEMMKGNVFLCDYMLLDGVPANIVNLRPQYVGAPLCLLYKNKDDKLVPIAIQCQQQAGEQNPIFLPTDSKDDWLLAKVYVRAADFLLHQLIAHLLRTHLLAEIFTLSTLRNLPSVHPVYKLLIPHTHYTLHINTLARERLMATNGVLNQYSPVSMEGIEMLLRKALLSLHYTTLCLPEDIEARGLKDIPNFYYRDDGLAIWDILHKYVGGVVKFYYSSDIEVTVDTELQNWITEIFIHGFLGNEDSKIPKAFTSVNELVKFITMAIFTVTAQHSAVNSGQFDFGGWLPNSPVSLQSPPRRVKGQATASSLLQTLPDVNVSVRGMACTWILSRKSEDFVSLGHHMEKYFTEPEVEALGNTLKEELKELSEKIKKRNEGKDLPYSYLDPDEIENSVAI from the exons ATGGTGGAGTATAAGGTTGTCATTGAAACCGGGGAGATGACCAGAGGAGGAACGGTGGACAATGTCTTCATCACTCTGTTTGGACACGAAGGAGAGAGCGAGCGGATGCTTCTCAACCAAGGCCGGGACTTCATGTCCAATCAGCCG GATAAAGAGTACACAGTGAAGACCGAGGGCCCGTTAGGAAAAATTGCTCTCATTGCTCTGGAGAAGGAGCAGTTCCTCCCCCTCATCGATGATGATTGGTTCTGCTGTAAAGTTGTAGTCAAAACTCCAGACAAGCAGGAAGTACATTTCCCATGTTACCGCTGGATCAAGCAGAGGCAGCTGGTCTATGTGAGAGAGGGCACAG cCATGATCATATCAAAGGAGACGAGTCCTGTGTTAAAGATGTACAGAGAGTTGGAACTGAGGGAGCGCCGAGCGACTTACCA atggAGAAAAACAGCTGAAGGTCTGCCCCATGCTCTAAATGTTGATGaggtgaaggagttacctgctgATGTTCAATTCACTTTCAACAGAGCACTGCATTTCTTTGTCACATCCAACATGTC tcaTGCAGAGATGAAGATTAAACTATTGGCAGATTCTAAAAAGGCCTGGGACAGTCTGGATGCCATTGGTCGAACCTTCTCCTTCAACAAGACAGAAATCTCCT CGTATGTGCAGGCCCACTGGGAGGGAGACGAGTTTTTCGGCTATCAGCTCCTGAATGGAGCCAATcccactgtggtgcagcagtgCAGAAGACTCCCGGACAACTTCCCTGTCACTGACAGCATGGTGCAGGCCTCAATGGAGGGCAGCGCCCTGACCGCTGAGATGATG AAAgggaatgtttttttgtgtgactACATGCTGCTGGATGGAGTGCCGGCTAACATCGTGAACCTGCGTCCACAGTACGTGGGTGCTCCGCTCTGTCTCCTCTATAAAAACAAAGACGACAAGCTAGTTCCTATCGCCATACAG tgTCAGCAGCAGGCAGGGGAGCAGAACCCCATCTTTCTTCCCACTGACTCTAAGGACGATTGGCTCCTGGCTAAAGTTTATGTGCGGGCAGCTGACTTCCTGTTACACCAGCTGATTGCTCACCTGCTCCGCACTCACCTGCTCGCCGAaatcttcacactgtccactctccgCAACCTGCCCTCAGTGCACCCTGTTTACAAA CTGCTGATTcctcacacacattacacactacaCATTAACACACTGGCCAGAGAGAGACTCATGGCAACCAATGGTGTTTTAAACcag tACAGTCCTGTGAGTATGGAGGGCATAGAGATGTTGCTGAGGAAAGCTCTGTTGTCCCTACATTACACCACCCTCTGTCTGCCGGAGGACATCGAAGCAAGAGGCTTGAAGGACATACCAAACTTCTACTACAGAGATGATGGCCTAGCAATCTGGGATATACTTCACAA GTATGTGGGTGGTGTAGTAAAGTTTTATTACTCATCAGATATCGAAGTTACTGTGGACACAGAGCTTCAGAACTGGATCACAGAAATCTTCATTCATGGCTTTCTGGGGAATGAGGATTCca AAATTCCCAAAGCTTTTACTTCTGTGAATGAGCTGGTCAAGTTTATCACCATGGCCATATTCACTGTGACAGCCCAGCACTCTGCAGTCAACAGTGGACAG tttgaTTTTGGAGGCTGGTTGCCAAACAGTCCTGTGTCTCTGCAGAGTCCTCCTCGAAGGGTCAAAGGTCAGGCCACTGCGAGCTCTCTGCTGCAGACTTTGCCAGATGTAAACGTGTCCGTGCGAGGAATGGCCTGCACTTGGATCCTGTCCAGGAAATCTGAGGACTTT GTTTCTCTGGGCCACCACATGGAGAAGTACTTCACCGAACCTGAAGTTGAGGCTCTGGGAAACACACTGAAAGAAGAGCTGAAGGAACTGAGTGAGAAAATAAAGAAGAGAAACGAGGGAAAAGATCTTCCATACAGTTACCTGGACCCAGACGAGATTGAGAACAGCGTTGCCATCTGA
- the mcoln3b gene encoding mucolipin-3 isoform X3, with the protein MDDPEAPYLAFNDLNSNGSSLWSDVLAQQEQREVESFRRKLKYFFMNPCEKYRARGRKPWKLMLQIIKIAVITVQLVSFGLSNQMVVNFKEENLMAFKHLFLKDYTGQSSNTYAVYTQTEVYTHLSYIVQQFLRLRNITVGNHAYEKDGHSFTPLLMCQQFYHNGSISPGNETFEIDAQVEEECLEIYPVQLPFTSETTDLSNFTLQFKRLLEVNVYFTLKAINLQTVQHHELPDCYDFSITIKFDNRAHSGRIKVDLDNDVDINECRDWKVTGASPKNIYYTVLFDVVIILTCFASLVLCTRSLSTGVKLQSEYAAFFLRHYGKRVSWSDRMEFINGWYILIVISDILTITGSVLKIAIQLKALTSYDVCSILLGTGTMLVWIGVLRYMGYFKKYNILIITLRAAFPNVIRFCCCASMIYLGYCFCGWIVLGPYHEKFRSLNTVTECLFSLINGDDMFATFKNMQQKSYLVWLFSRVYLYTFVSLFIYMVLSLFITLITDTYETIKQQQLDGEPVSELQAFISECKDLPNSGCYRVEDRSPPCFCCIRRPNDLHERLEC; encoded by the exons ATGGATGACCCTGAAGCCCCTTACTTGGCCTTTAATGACCTGAACAGTAACGGCAGCTCTCTGTGGTCCGATGTTCTGGCCCAGCAAGAGCAGAGGGAAGTGGAGAGCTTCAGGAGGAAACTCAAATACTTCTTCATGAATCCCTGTGAGAAGTATCGAGCGAGGGGCCGGAAACCCTGGAAACTGATGCTGCAGATCATCAAGATCGCCGTCATCACTGTCCAG CTGGTGTCTTTTGGCCTCAGTAATCAGATGGTGGTGAACTTTAAGGAGGAGAATCTGATGGCCTTCAAGCACCTGTTCCTGAAGGACTACACTGGCCAGAGCTCCAACACTTACGCAGTGTACACACAGACCGAGGTCTACACACACCTCTCCTACATTGTACagcag TTTCTGAGGCTGCGGAACATAACCGTGGGGAATCATGCGTACGAGAAGGACGGGCATTCCTTCACTCCTCTGCTGATGTGCCAGCAGTTCTACCACAACGGCAGCATCTCTCCCGGGAATGAGACGTTCGAGATTGACGCACAGGTGGAGGAAG AGTGTCTGGAGATTTACCCCGTCCAGCTACCGTTCACCTCAGAAACCACGGACCTGTCCAACTTCACTCTGCAGTTCAAACG GCTGCTGGAGGTGAACGTTTACTTCACTTTAAAAGCCATTAATCTTCAGACAGTTCAACACCATGAGCTCCCAGACTGCTATGATTTCAGCATCACg ATCAAGTTTGACAACAGAGCCCACAGTGGACGTATCAAAGTGGACCTGGACAATGACGTGGACATTAACGAGTGCAGGGACTGGAAAGTCACAGGAGCCT CCCCGAAGAACATCTACTACACTGTGCTGTTTGACGTTGTGATCATTCTGACCTGTTTTGCATCTCTGGTGCTCTGCACACGCTCATTGAGCACCGGAGTTAAGCTGCAGTCT GAGTACGCAGCCTTCTTTCTGAGGCATTATGGGAAGCGCGTGTCCTGGTCGGATCGGATGGAGTTCATTAACGGCTGGTACATCCTCATCGTCATCAGTGACATCCTCACCATCACTGGCTCTGTGCTTAAAATCGCCATCCAGCTCAAG GCTCTGACCAGTTATGATGTGTGCAGTATCCTCCTGGGCACTGGAACCATGCTCGTGTGGATTGGAGTCCTGCGGTACATGGGCTACTtcaaaaaatataat attcTGATCATCACCCTGAGGGCAGCCTTCCCCAATGTGATTCGTTTCTGCTGCTGTGCGTCTATGATCTATCTGGGCTACTGCTTTTGTGGCTGGATCGTCCTGGGCCCTTACCATGAGAAG TTCCGTTCTCTGAACACGGTAACCGAGTGCCTCTTCTCTCTGATTAACGGCGACGACATGTTCGCCACCTTTAAGAACATGCAGCAGAAGAGCTACCTGGTGTGGCTGTTCAGTCGCGTCTACCTCTACACGTTCGTCTCGCTCTTCATCTACATGGTGCTCAGCCTCTTCATCACGTTAATCACTGACACCTACGAGACCATCAAG CAGCAGCAGTTGGATGGTGAACCCGTCTCTGAGCTGCAAGCCTTTATTTCAGAATGTAAAGACCTCCCTAACTCTGGCTGCTACAGAGTGGAAGACAGATCTCCCCCCTGCTTCTGCTGCATTCGGAG GCCCAACGACTTGCACGAGAGACTGGAGTGTTAA
- the LOC136697599 gene encoding NLR family CARD domain-containing protein 3-like yields MEQTDLASTLLTRLAPVCYKKIKLKLMKMFQAINEGTSEQNNLTFLNEVYTELYITEGESGEINNEHEVRQIDIASRRFATEEMSINCKDIFKPLPGQGAAVRTVLTKGVAGIGKTVSVQKFTLDWAEGKANQDVHCIFPLPFRELNLMKDKKLSLKALLQCFFMDTKNIRLSHSKYCKVMFIFDGLDECRLPLDFPNNENLSDVTEEASVDALLTNLIKGNLLPSALVWITSRPAACGQIPPECVDRVTEVRGFNDPQKEKYFRKRISDQSLADSIITHIKSSRSLYIMCHIPVFCSLASTVLERIFRQNQEANVEIPKNLTQLFSHFLIFQTRRRSIKYYSKREDTSHQIKNHIMALGKLAFQQLENGNLVFYEEDLMSYNIDIREMSVYSGLCTQIFREEPGLHLGKIFSFVHLSVQEFLAALYVFVSFINKDAQEMQAIEHAGLLNKVPLTEFLKSAVDKALQSKNGHLDLFLRFLLGVSLESNQALLKNFLPQKGNNSHKEETVRHIKKKLKTNLSSENSVNLFHCLNELNDHSLVQEVQAYLSGSEDSCLQGAKLSAAHWSALVYVLLNSKDEVEKFKLNKYEPSEKCLQNLLPVVQVCRKAKLNNCNLTEKSCAALASVLSSSTSNLRELNLSNNDLQDSGVKLLSDGLQNPHCKLEVLSLNCCNLTKESCAVLASTLSSNTSRLKELDLSYNTLDSGVKLLSIGLENPNCKLEKLSLYHCNIGEEDCAALFSALKSHPSHLRELNMGLNRPRDSGVEQLAALLKNENCKLEKLKLFNCEIGEEGCAILASALNSNPSHLTELDLTWNKIGDSGIKLLIDLKMNSHCRLEKLHLYP; encoded by the exons ATGGAACAGACAGACCTTGCCAGTACTCTACTGACCA GACTGGCTCCTGTGTGCTACAAAAAAATCAAACTAAAGCTGATGAAAATGTTTCAAGCAATTAATGAAGGAACCTCTGAACAGAATAATTTGACATTCCTGAATGAAGTCTACACAGAGCTGTACATCACAGAAGGTGAGAGTGGAGAGATCAATAATGAACATGAGGTCAGACAGATTGATATAGCTTCTAGGAGATTTGCGACAGAGGAGATGTCCATCAATTGCAAGGACATCTTTAAACCCTTACCTGGACAAGGCGCAGCTGTCAGAACAGTGCTGACTAAAGGAGTTGCTGGAATTGGAAAAACTGTGTCTGTGCAGAAGTTCACTCTGGACTGGGCAGAAGGAAAAGCAAATCAGGATGTCCATTGTATATTTCCCCTTCCTTTTAGGGAGCTGAACTTGATGAAGGATAAAAAGCTCAGTCTAAAGGCTCTTCTTCAGTGCTTTTTCATGGATACTAAAAATATTAGATTAAGCCACAGCAAATATTGTAAAGTCATGTTCATCTTTGATGGTCTTGATGAATGTAGACTTCCTCTGGATTTTCCAAACAATGAGAACTTGTCAGATGTAACAGAGGAGGCTTCAGTGGATGCCTTGCTGACAAACCTCATCAAGGGCAATTTGCTTCCCTCTGCTCTTGTCTGGATCACCTCTCGACCAGCAGCATGTGGTCAGATCCCTCCCGAGTGTGTTGACCGGGTAACAGAGGTGCGAGGGTTCAATGACCctcagaaagagaaatacttcAGGAAGAGGATCAGTGATCAGAGCCTAGCTGACAGTATCATCACACACATAAAGTCTTCAAGAAGTCTCTACATTATGTGCCATATACCAGTCTTTTGTAGCCTTGCTTCCACTGTTCTAGAGAGAATTTTCAGGCAGAATCAAGAAGCAAATGTAGAGATTCCAAAGAACCTGACTCAATTGTTCTCACATTTCTTGATCTTCCAGACCAGACGGAGGAGTATAAAGTACTACAGTAAACGTGAAGATACGTCTCACCAAATTAAAAATCACATCATGGCCCTGGGAAAATTGGCTTTTCAACAACTGGAAAATGGCAACCTGGTCTTCTATGAGGAAGATCTCATGTCATATAATATTGACATCAGAGAAATGTCAGTGTACTCAGGATTATGCACACAGATCTTCCGAGAGGAGCCTGGTTTACACCTTGGGAAGATATTCAGCTTTGTGCATCTAAGTGTTCAGGAGTTTCTTGCCGCTTTAtatgtgtttgtttcatttatcaACAAGGATGCTCAAGAAATGCAAGCCATTGAGCACGCTGGACTCTTGAATAAGGTGCCCCTGACTGAGTTCCTTAAGAGTGCAGTGGACAAGGCCTTACAGAGCAAGAATGGACATCTGGACCTATTCCTGCGCTTCCTTCTGGGTGTTTCATTGGAATCCAATCAGGCTCTCTTAAAAAACTTTCTCCCACAGAAAGGGAACAACTCTCATAAAGAGGAGACTGTCAGACATATCAAGAAAAAACTGAAGACGAACCTGTCTTCAGAAAATTCAGTCAATCTGTTCCACTGTCTGAATGAACTGAACGACCATTCTCTGGTGCAGGAAGTGCAAGCATATCTGAGTGGTAGTGAGGACAGTTGCCTCCAAGGAGCCAAGCTGTCTGCGGCTCATTGGTCAGCTCTAGTATATGTGCTGCTGAACTCTAAAGATGAGGTGGAGAAGTTTAAACTTAATAAATATGAACCATCAGAGAAATGTCTTCAGAACTTATTGCCTGTGGTCCAAGTATGTAGGAAAGCAAA GCTAAACAACTGTAATCTTACTGAGAAAAGCTGCGCAGCTCTAGCCTCAGTTCTCAGCTCAAGCACCTCAAATTTACGAGAACTGAATCTTAgcaacaatgacctgcaggattcaggagttaAGCTGCTCTCTGATGGATTGCAGAATCCTCACTGTAAACTGGAAGTCCTGAG CCTGAATTGTTGTAATCTCACTAAAGAAAGTTGTGCAGTTTTGGCCTCAACACTCAGCTCAAATACATCAAGGCTGAAAGAGTTGGACCTGAGTTATAATACACTGGATTCAGGAGTAAAACTGCTCTCAATTGGACTGGAAAATCCAAACTGTAAACTTGAAAAACTGAG TCTCTACCACTGTAATATTGGTGAGGAAGATTGTGCTGCTTTATTTTCAGCACTAAAATCACACCCCTCCCACCTCCGAGAGTTGAACATGGGCCTGAATAGACCTCGAGACTCAGGGGTGGAACAACTTGCTGCTCTGCTGAAGAATGAAAACTGCAAACTGGAGAAACTAAA GCTGTTTAACTGTGAGATTGGAGAGGAAGGCTGTGCTATATTGGCTTCAGCTCTGAACTCAAACCCATCACATCTAACAGAACTTGATCTGACATGGAACAAGATCGGAGATTCAGGAATCAAGCTACTCATTGATCTAAAGATGAATTCACATTGCAGGCTGGAGAAACTACA cctcTATCCATAA
- the mcoln3b gene encoding mucolipin-3 isoform X1, whose amino-acid sequence MEAVDWVTDCEMHFVIQHGSGQSSVMDDPEAPYLAFNDLNSNGSSLWSDVLAQQEQREVESFRRKLKYFFMNPCEKYRARGRKPWKLMLQIIKIAVITVQLVSFGLSNQMVVNFKEENLMAFKHLFLKDYTGQSSNTYAVYTQTEVYTHLSYIVQQFLRLRNITVGNHAYEKDGHSFTPLLMCQQFYHNGSISPGNETFEIDAQVEEECLEIYPVQLPFTSETTDLSNFTLQFKRLLEVNVYFTLKAINLQTVQHHELPDCYDFSITIKFDNRAHSGRIKVDLDNDVDINECRDWKVTGASPKNIYYTVLFDVVIILTCFASLVLCTRSLSTGVKLQSEYAAFFLRHYGKRVSWSDRMEFINGWYILIVISDILTITGSVLKIAIQLKALTSYDVCSILLGTGTMLVWIGVLRYMGYFKKYNILIITLRAAFPNVIRFCCCASMIYLGYCFCGWIVLGPYHEKFRSLNTVTECLFSLINGDDMFATFKNMQQKSYLVWLFSRVYLYTFVSLFIYMVLSLFITLITDTYETIKQQQLDGEPVSELQAFISECKDLPNSGCYRVEDRSPPCFCCIRRPNDLHERLEC is encoded by the exons ATGGAGGCTGTTGACTGGGTTACTGACTGTGAGATGCACTTTGTAATTCAACACGGCTCTGGGCAGAGCTCAG TCATGGATGACCCTGAAGCCCCTTACTTGGCCTTTAATGACCTGAACAGTAACGGCAGCTCTCTGTGGTCCGATGTTCTGGCCCAGCAAGAGCAGAGGGAAGTGGAGAGCTTCAGGAGGAAACTCAAATACTTCTTCATGAATCCCTGTGAGAAGTATCGAGCGAGGGGCCGGAAACCCTGGAAACTGATGCTGCAGATCATCAAGATCGCCGTCATCACTGTCCAG CTGGTGTCTTTTGGCCTCAGTAATCAGATGGTGGTGAACTTTAAGGAGGAGAATCTGATGGCCTTCAAGCACCTGTTCCTGAAGGACTACACTGGCCAGAGCTCCAACACTTACGCAGTGTACACACAGACCGAGGTCTACACACACCTCTCCTACATTGTACagcag TTTCTGAGGCTGCGGAACATAACCGTGGGGAATCATGCGTACGAGAAGGACGGGCATTCCTTCACTCCTCTGCTGATGTGCCAGCAGTTCTACCACAACGGCAGCATCTCTCCCGGGAATGAGACGTTCGAGATTGACGCACAGGTGGAGGAAG AGTGTCTGGAGATTTACCCCGTCCAGCTACCGTTCACCTCAGAAACCACGGACCTGTCCAACTTCACTCTGCAGTTCAAACG GCTGCTGGAGGTGAACGTTTACTTCACTTTAAAAGCCATTAATCTTCAGACAGTTCAACACCATGAGCTCCCAGACTGCTATGATTTCAGCATCACg ATCAAGTTTGACAACAGAGCCCACAGTGGACGTATCAAAGTGGACCTGGACAATGACGTGGACATTAACGAGTGCAGGGACTGGAAAGTCACAGGAGCCT CCCCGAAGAACATCTACTACACTGTGCTGTTTGACGTTGTGATCATTCTGACCTGTTTTGCATCTCTGGTGCTCTGCACACGCTCATTGAGCACCGGAGTTAAGCTGCAGTCT GAGTACGCAGCCTTCTTTCTGAGGCATTATGGGAAGCGCGTGTCCTGGTCGGATCGGATGGAGTTCATTAACGGCTGGTACATCCTCATCGTCATCAGTGACATCCTCACCATCACTGGCTCTGTGCTTAAAATCGCCATCCAGCTCAAG GCTCTGACCAGTTATGATGTGTGCAGTATCCTCCTGGGCACTGGAACCATGCTCGTGTGGATTGGAGTCCTGCGGTACATGGGCTACTtcaaaaaatataat attcTGATCATCACCCTGAGGGCAGCCTTCCCCAATGTGATTCGTTTCTGCTGCTGTGCGTCTATGATCTATCTGGGCTACTGCTTTTGTGGCTGGATCGTCCTGGGCCCTTACCATGAGAAG TTCCGTTCTCTGAACACGGTAACCGAGTGCCTCTTCTCTCTGATTAACGGCGACGACATGTTCGCCACCTTTAAGAACATGCAGCAGAAGAGCTACCTGGTGTGGCTGTTCAGTCGCGTCTACCTCTACACGTTCGTCTCGCTCTTCATCTACATGGTGCTCAGCCTCTTCATCACGTTAATCACTGACACCTACGAGACCATCAAG CAGCAGCAGTTGGATGGTGAACCCGTCTCTGAGCTGCAAGCCTTTATTTCAGAATGTAAAGACCTCCCTAACTCTGGCTGCTACAGAGTGGAAGACAGATCTCCCCCCTGCTTCTGCTGCATTCGGAG GCCCAACGACTTGCACGAGAGACTGGAGTGTTAA